A genomic segment from Cyanobium sp. NIES-981 encodes:
- a CDS encoding polysaccharide biosynthesis/export family protein, with product MIQLFPLTAPAHWLAPLRAGLCGVLVAQTAMALAPLPARSQPQSFPIPGDSTTSPGPLPEDRPRTRPETPPASLARRFPDNPQNDGFRYRLAPGDRVRVSVFKVEGYEAETEVLSDGTVNLPRIGSVNVWGLTLDEANKRITRLYSRILRRPLVYIDLLTPRPVRVTMVGQVERPGFYTLTRDPSTSTLRPSGPSPEGVAVTTSGWPTMVDAIQRAGGITALGDLSNLVLVRRGHTPSDPPREYHFDYLKVLMENGTAVNPLIYDGDTIRVSKVKGPRSSDALIASSTSNFAPDSIAVNVVGEVVSPGLKQVKSNTPLTNAVLAAGGLDPQRANTTNLRLLRLESDGTIVSKEVAYDPAAPLGSEQNPPLRNGDVIVVARNAWTRANDLLVQAVTPLGPLLNAASLYNILAR from the coding sequence ATGATCCAGTTGTTCCCCCTCACCGCGCCGGCCCACTGGCTGGCCCCGCTCCGGGCCGGCCTCTGCGGCGTCCTGGTTGCGCAGACGGCCATGGCGCTGGCACCGCTTCCCGCCCGCTCCCAGCCCCAGTCCTTCCCCATCCCCGGGGATTCCACCACGTCCCCTGGTCCTCTGCCCGAGGACCGGCCGAGGACCAGGCCCGAGACACCGCCCGCGTCCCTGGCCCGTCGCTTCCCCGACAATCCCCAGAACGACGGCTTTCGCTATCGCCTGGCCCCCGGTGACCGGGTGCGGGTGTCCGTCTTCAAGGTTGAAGGCTATGAAGCGGAAACCGAGGTGCTCAGCGATGGCACGGTCAACCTGCCAAGGATTGGATCGGTGAACGTCTGGGGCCTCACCCTCGACGAAGCGAACAAGCGGATCACCCGGCTTTACAGCAGGATTCTCCGCCGCCCCCTGGTCTACATCGACCTGCTCACCCCACGGCCCGTACGGGTCACCATGGTGGGACAGGTGGAGCGGCCAGGCTTCTACACCCTCACCAGGGACCCCTCGACCTCCACGCTCAGGCCCTCAGGCCCCAGTCCGGAGGGCGTGGCGGTGACCACCTCAGGGTGGCCCACCATGGTGGATGCGATCCAGCGGGCTGGAGGCATCACGGCACTCGGGGACCTGTCCAACCTTGTGCTGGTGCGTCGGGGCCACACCCCCTCAGACCCGCCTCGGGAATACCACTTCGACTACCTGAAGGTGCTCATGGAGAACGGCACTGCCGTCAATCCACTGATCTATGACGGCGATACCATTCGGGTCTCCAAGGTCAAGGGTCCCCGCTCCAGCGACGCCCTGATCGCTTCTTCCACATCCAACTTCGCTCCCGACTCCATTGCCGTCAATGTGGTGGGAGAGGTGGTGTCACCGGGCCTCAAGCAGGTGAAGTCGAACACTCCGCTCACCAACGCCGTGCTCGCGGCTGGGGGGCTGGATCCTCAGCGGGCGAACACCACCAATCTGCGGCTGCTTCGTCTGGAAAGTGATGGCACGATCGTTTCCAAGGAAGTGGCGTACGATCCCGCCGCGCCTCTGGGATCCGAGCAAAATCCACCCCTACGCAACGGCGACGTGATCGTGGTGGCCCGGAACGCCTGGACGCGGGCGAACGACCTGCTGGTGCAGGCTGTCACCCCACTCGGCCCCCTGCTCAATGCAGCCTCTCTTTACAACATTCTCGCCCGATAG
- a CDS encoding glycosyltransferase, whose translation MRQLDLLVAAPSDPAGFAGWGDVAFAQSLQRAFRSFGVATRLLFRDTYTTAPAPPPETALLVLRGKFRPLPAWLEQAPYQSLLLWQISWPLDVSRQELAAYDHLFVASAQDRQRLAYLSGRPTTVLLQATDFQQLGPPQAPCRGLLFVGNTRGVARPLVLAFARSGLPLTVIGAGWEVYGIRAERSSISNHELPDLYARSLAVLNDHHTAMRDFGYLNNRVFDVLACGVPVITDGAPGCPGELSPAVLVHGPKDDPQATLAAVHRCRDRVGLLQQLSRHVAGHHRFEHRAGEILQCCAGILNTGTSPGRG comes from the coding sequence TTGAGGCAGCTCGACTTGCTGGTGGCCGCTCCCAGCGATCCCGCCGGGTTTGCGGGCTGGGGGGATGTGGCCTTCGCCCAGAGCCTGCAGCGGGCGTTCCGCAGCTTCGGTGTCGCGACGCGGTTGCTCTTTCGAGATACCTACACAACTGCCCCTGCCCCTCCACCGGAAACCGCGCTGTTGGTGCTGCGCGGCAAGTTCCGCCCCCTTCCGGCCTGGTTGGAGCAGGCCCCCTACCAGAGCCTCCTGCTCTGGCAGATCAGCTGGCCACTGGATGTGAGTCGGCAGGAGCTGGCGGCCTATGACCACCTGTTCGTGGCTTCAGCCCAGGACCGGCAGCGCCTGGCCTATCTGAGCGGTCGGCCCACCACGGTGTTGCTCCAGGCCACCGACTTCCAGCAGCTCGGCCCTCCGCAGGCACCTTGCCGGGGGTTGCTCTTCGTGGGCAACACCCGGGGAGTGGCCCGGCCCCTGGTGCTGGCCTTCGCCCGCAGCGGCCTGCCCCTGACGGTGATCGGAGCAGGCTGGGAGGTGTACGGCATCCGGGCTGAGAGGAGCAGCATCAGCAACCATGAGTTGCCTGACCTCTATGCACGCAGTCTGGCCGTTCTCAACGACCACCACACGGCGATGCGGGATTTCGGCTATCTCAATAACCGGGTGTTTGACGTGCTGGCCTGCGGCGTTCCGGTGATCACCGATGGCGCACCGGGATGTCCCGGGGAGCTGAGCCCCGCCGTGCTGGTGCATGGTCCCAAGGACGATCCGCAGGCGACCTTGGCCGCCGTGCACCGTTGCCGCGATCGTGTGGGCCTGCTGCAGCAGCTCTCCCGCCATGTGGCTGGACACCACAGATTCGAGCACAGGGCTGGGGAGATTCTTCAGTGCTGTGCAGGAATCCTGAACACGGGGACATCTCCAGGGCGCGGCTGA
- a CDS encoding glycosyltransferase family 2 protein, translated as MSSPDSPEHVAGRIPSLIVVSGSDGSRAWDRAPLGMMALLPVEWSRDLVAAGEALDSPEWLEPFGCRPLSLASLAWEGIGSSASSALADQIRTYRRLVQKQPDQDPEAPAEPTLAASLALLQLERRLRCRIDPRSWPAGSWRNPIDPRPWLKASAPPSPAEADQLVAMVHLLPGEEQPRFARRLAQQLGLLLRGGVGEDGSGQDGSEPPAEWVWSVCEALIGGLNTRQPELVDIGDRLRQEHLAAACRLEDPVQRTLRLIQGIDEASCRRDPQLVATLAAAIGVVVEQIEHASSRGDSRRRRLLQRQLSDALRSVGSNLLLLRELVLQLSPACCSQLPQRQPPSSCLLLLKGLLVLDRDRVVVLPEEQQGALVQLFERLLPRVWWQSDLLRVLLRDLRRFRLDPGWLGTQGGAVLEGMVRLHRYLVPPPEPGTPAGEGAEPVSPNPELALIRWQLLLLLRLAGGVRDRTNLLRRVRELEPGGTHLCWQGRNEGAILEAACAGLGVHTSSLLRLWSAARGVPELLPLLPRVDGVGEAFDRVLEHWRTYRQQLSSPSATAPITIVITTFRPDLKRLGQTLESLRLQTVQAEEILVVDDGSPDEEARDLQQLIALHRHGKGLPVRMIRQEQNRGQYACRNLAIAASRQRVVAIQDDDDLSHPLRLERQWQALQGGVLACYAQHVRLDEATGQPQPDGDGARAVGDGITTLMVRRATAAEMGGFYPVRSRGDVEFRNRLVRRYGQEAVGWLEQPLYLMRGAPTTISSGFEYGCSLRLPTWRRLIQEGYLT; from the coding sequence GTGTCCAGCCCCGACAGCCCGGAGCACGTTGCCGGGCGGATCCCGAGCCTGATCGTGGTGAGCGGATCGGACGGCTCGCGCGCATGGGACCGCGCGCCGCTGGGGATGATGGCCCTGCTGCCGGTGGAATGGAGCAGGGATCTGGTAGCCGCCGGAGAGGCTCTTGACAGCCCGGAATGGTTGGAACCGTTCGGTTGCCGTCCGCTGAGCCTGGCCAGCCTGGCGTGGGAGGGGATTGGGTCCTCCGCCAGCTCCGCCCTCGCCGACCAGATCCGAACCTATCGCCGGTTGGTGCAGAAGCAGCCGGATCAGGATCCGGAGGCCCCAGCGGAACCCACCCTCGCAGCCTCCCTGGCCTTGCTGCAGCTGGAACGACGGTTGCGCTGCCGGATCGATCCCCGCTCCTGGCCAGCAGGGAGCTGGAGAAATCCCATCGATCCCCGCCCATGGCTCAAGGCCTCAGCTCCGCCGAGCCCGGCTGAGGCTGATCAGCTCGTGGCCATGGTGCATCTGCTGCCCGGGGAGGAGCAGCCACGCTTTGCCCGCCGTCTGGCGCAACAGCTCGGGCTTCTGCTCCGTGGCGGGGTTGGGGAAGACGGTTCAGGGCAAGACGGTTCAGAGCCGCCGGCGGAATGGGTGTGGAGCGTCTGTGAAGCCCTCATCGGCGGCCTCAACACGCGCCAACCGGAGCTGGTGGACATCGGTGACAGGCTTCGACAGGAACACCTCGCTGCCGCCTGCCGGCTGGAGGACCCAGTTCAACGGACGCTCCGCCTGATCCAGGGCATCGATGAAGCCAGCTGTCGGCGCGATCCACAACTGGTCGCCACACTGGCAGCCGCGATCGGTGTGGTGGTGGAGCAGATCGAGCACGCTTCCAGCCGGGGGGACAGCCGGCGCAGGAGGCTGCTGCAACGTCAGCTCAGCGATGCCCTCAGGAGTGTCGGGTCCAACCTCCTGCTGCTTCGGGAGTTGGTGCTGCAGCTCAGCCCTGCCTGTTGCAGCCAGCTGCCGCAACGGCAACCGCCGTCGTCGTGCCTGCTCCTGCTGAAGGGGCTTCTGGTGCTGGATCGGGATCGCGTAGTGGTGCTGCCGGAGGAACAGCAAGGCGCTCTCGTGCAGCTGTTTGAACGCCTGCTGCCACGCGTGTGGTGGCAATCCGATCTCCTGCGTGTGCTGCTGCGGGATCTGCGGCGATTCCGGCTGGATCCAGGCTGGCTGGGCACGCAGGGAGGGGCTGTGCTCGAGGGCATGGTCCGTCTCCATCGGTACCTGGTGCCCCCACCGGAGCCGGGCACTCCTGCCGGGGAGGGGGCCGAACCCGTGAGCCCGAACCCTGAACTGGCCTTGATACGATGGCAGCTGCTGCTGCTGCTGCGGCTGGCGGGCGGGGTGCGTGACCGCACCAACCTGTTGCGCCGCGTACGCGAACTGGAGCCAGGAGGCACCCACCTCTGCTGGCAGGGAAGGAACGAGGGAGCGATTCTGGAGGCTGCCTGCGCCGGGCTCGGTGTCCACACCTCGTCCTTGCTGCGGCTCTGGTCGGCGGCCAGGGGAGTGCCGGAGCTGCTTCCGCTGTTACCGCGGGTCGATGGCGTGGGCGAAGCCTTCGACCGCGTGCTGGAGCACTGGCGGACTTACCGCCAGCAGCTGTCCTCACCCTCGGCCACTGCTCCGATCACCATCGTGATCACCACCTTCAGGCCCGATCTGAAGCGTCTCGGACAGACTCTTGAATCCCTCAGGCTCCAAACCGTGCAGGCCGAGGAGATCCTGGTGGTGGATGACGGCTCCCCTGATGAAGAAGCTCGCGATCTGCAGCAACTGATCGCCCTCCATCGCCACGGCAAGGGGCTGCCGGTCAGGATGATCAGACAGGAACAGAACCGCGGTCAGTACGCCTGCCGGAACCTGGCGATCGCGGCAAGTCGTCAGCGGGTTGTGGCCATTCAGGATGATGACGACCTCTCCCATCCACTGCGGTTGGAACGGCAGTGGCAAGCGCTGCAGGGCGGTGTTCTCGCCTGCTACGCCCAGCATGTGCGGTTGGATGAGGCCACAGGACAACCGCAACCGGATGGGGATGGCGCCCGTGCAGTCGGGGACGGCATCACCACCCTGATGGTGCGACGCGCTACTGCGGCGGAGATGGGAGGCTTCTACCCAGTGCGCTCACGGGGCGACGTGGAATTCAGGAACCGCCTTGTCCGAAGATACGGCCAGGAAGCAGTGGGCTGGCTGGAGCAGCCCCTCTATCTGATGAGAGGAGCACCAACCACGATATCGTCGGGATTTGAATACGGCTGCAGCCTGAGGCTGCCGACGTGGCGAAGACTCATCCAGGAGGGTTATCTGACATGA